The Blattabacterium sp. (Blatta orientalis) str. Tarazona genome contains the following window.
TTGTTGAAAGAACATGATATTTTCTTATTACAAGGAAGCAATAAGAATAATAAAAAAAATTATTTAGAAGAATCTTTAGTCTTAATTTCTAAAGAAATAGGAAAAGTAATTAAAAAATCCTCTTATTTTGAAAGTGAAGCTTGGAATATGAATAAAAATACATCCACTTTTTATAATAGGGCTTTACATATAAAAACTTTGTATTCGCCCATGGAAATTTTGGAAAAAATCTCTCATATTGAATTGAGACTCGGAAGAAAATCTAAATTTATTACGGATAAAAATGATTCTTATGAAAAAAGAAAGTACAAGGATAGAGAAATAGATATAGATATTTTGTTTTACGATCATCTTATAATGCACAGTTCTATTTTAACTATTCCACATCCTTTATTCCATTTTCGTAGATTCGCTCTAGAACCTATGTGTGAAATATCACCAAGAAAATATCATCCCGTATTTCATATTACTCTATTAGAGATATTAGGTTTTTGTGCAGATAAATTTAAAACAAGAAGAATATAATTGAAAAAAATAGGGGAAAACCAATAAGATGATTGATATTTTCCTGATTAGGATTTTTTTCTAAAATGTTAATGTTAAGTAAAGCATTTTTCATAGAGAGTTATAGAAATTTAATTCAGTTTCCTAGGACCATAATATTTTTATTTTTTTTATTCCCTATTTTTAGTTATGCAAGAAAGGAAAATAATAATTCTATATCTTTTTCTGAATCAAAGATAGAGACAGAGAAACTTGATAAGGAAAATCCTTTAAATGTAGTCAAGTATCGTTCTAATATTCAAGAACATAATGTAGAAAAAGGAAAATCTTATTTAAATGGAAATGCTTTGATAGAATATCTTGATACGAAAATTGAAGCAGATAGTATAGAGTTCAATTGGAAAAAAGGATATATACACGCTACAGGAAAAAAAAACCATCCAATTTATATCCAAAAAGGAGATAGAAAATATTCTATTTACAGACTTTTTCATCTAGACTTAGGTGAAAAAAAGTGGAATGCTAAGGAAATCTATATCCAAGAAAAAGATCATGTGATTATAGCCAATAGTATAAAAGAAGAAAAGAATTATAGTTTAATGGAAAAAGTAATATATACCGCAGATCCACTATTTATAGAAAAAAAGGAGATATATCCAGATTTTTATCTGAAAACAAATTATTTGAAATATTTTCATAAAAAAAAATCTATTTTTACCGGACCTGTATTTTTTTATTTGTATCGAGTTCCAATTCCTCTAGTGTTTCCATTTTTATATATCCCTGATAGTATTTCTTCTTATGGAATTCCTTTTCCTAGATTTGGAATTAAGAACAAGAAAATTTCTATAGAAAACATAGGAATTTTTTTTCCTATTTCCAATTATTTCAATTGTAGAATTAACGGTTCTATATATGGAATTGACAAATGGAAATTAAAAACAGAAATAGAATATAAATTAAAATATGGAGATAATGGATTCCTTTTTTTTGATTATCAATCCATATCAAAAAAAGATTTTGATTATCAATTAAAATGGAAACATAATCAAGATATTAAATCAAATTCTGAAATAAAATTTAATGCAGATATGAATTATCATAATCAATTTACTAAAAAAACAAATTCATCCATAAATAAGGAAGTAAATATTTCTAATATTAGCTTAATAAAAAAATTTCAAGAATCTTTTTTAAAGATCGAGACTTATATGATTCAAAACCTACAGAAAGGAGAGACGGATTTAAAAGTTCCAAAAATTAATCTATCCATTCGAAAAAAACCTTTTTTTCTAAATAAAAATCCGTTTTTACGTCAATTCGTTATGGATTATAAAGTTTCGGCATCTAATTCTATCTATCAAAATAAAATAGAAAAAAGAACAGATATTCAAACTGAAATCAATAACACTATAAACTTATCCACCTATTATATTCTTCCTGTTCATTATTATCCTTATTTGAATTTGAAAATTTCTCCAAAAATTCATTATAAAGGATCTTCTACCTGGTATTTTTTTTCTTGTAAATCTTTATTTCAAGCAATAAATATATCCATGGATGTATTATTTCCTTCTATAGAAAGGATATTTGTAATGAATAAAAGGTATTTATTATTGAGATATAAAATGGAACCTATGCTATCTTTCAATTTTGGATCATTTTTTCCTATTTTTATTCATCAGGAGGAGGAGGAGAAAAACTCTATTAAAAAAAGAATCCATCTAACGTTAGATAATAATTTTGAATTAAAAATAAAGAATAATAGAGAATATGAAAAAATAAAAATACTTGAATCATTTCAAATGAAATCCTCTTATGTCTTTGAGGAAGAATTCTTGAAATTGGAAAACTTCTATTTTGCAGGATATACAGATTTTACGAAATATTTAGGAATAAAATATGAAGGGAGAATAGATTTCTATGAAAAAGAAAATTGTAAATCAATTTTTTTGGATAAAAAAAAATTCAAATTCGATTTTTCACTTCGTTATCATTTGATAAAAAATCAAATGAATTTCTTGTATGAAAAAGAAGGAATTAATTCTTATGAATGCTTTCTTTTCGATAAGGATAATTATGCGAAATATCCAATTCCATTGGATTTAAGAATTGATTTTCATTCGAATTATGAAAATAAAAACAATAATAATAAACCTTATTCATTAAATAACAATTTTTTAAGTATAAATGGATCTATAGGTTTAACCAAATATTGGAAGATAGAGATTCACACGGATTATGATCTTTTCAAAAAAAGAATAACTTTTGCAAACATAATCTTTTACAGAGATTTAAGAAGTTTCAAAATGAATTTTAACTGGTCCCCCATGGGGAAAACTCCTTTTTGGTCTTTTTTTATTGGAATAAAAGATCCAAATTTAAGCAACATTATACAGTATAAGGAAACCAATTAATAAAAAATAATATGAAGCCAAAAAAAATTTTCATCAAAAAAATATCTTCTTTTGGACCATACAGTACATGCGTCCTAATAGAAAATTTTCTGTTTATTTCTGGACAAATAGCCGTTGATCCAGATACTGGAAAATTAGTTGATGAAACTATAGAAATGGAAACGGAAAGAGTCATGAAAAACTTGCAAATTATTCTTTCAGAAATTGGAATCGATTTTCAAAACGTTATAAAATCTTCCTTATTTGTAAAAAATATGGAAGATTTCTCAAAAATAAATTATTCCTATTCAAAATTTTTTCCAAGAGAATATTACCCTGCTAGAGAAACTATTCAAGTTTCTGGATTGCCAAAAAATGCGAACATAGAAATATCCTTAATAGCATATAAAAAAAATTAAAAATGGAGATTTTATTTTCCTGATTTTTGAATTGAAAAAAAGATGAATTCAAAATATTATTTTTTTTTATTAGGATTCATTTTACTTTTTTTCTATAAAGGGAACTCTAAAGGAAAAAAAAAAATACAAATCAAACTAATTCATGCCGATTTTATACAAAAAAATGAAAACAACGATAAAAATGCTTTTTTTCTCATAGGACGTGTTCATTTTCAACATAATGGATATGATCTTTTTTGTGATAGAGCTATCTATTACAAAAAAAGTAATCTATTTTCCGGATATGGAAATGTTCAATTAAAATCAGATAAAAACAAAATATTTTCTCATGAAATAGAATATCATGGAAATAGCAATAACCTGAAGGTTTTAGGTAGGGTAGTTTTATTTCAAGAAAATATAAAACTAACAGCAAATGCAATTAATTATAATTTTAGGAAAAAAATTTTTCAGGCTATCAAAAACGTCGTTTTATTTTTCCACGAATTAAAATTATCTACTAATATTTTAGAATATAATCTGCATCTTAAAAAGATTTCTTATAAAAAAGGCGGTTTTGTTTTTTATAAAGATTCAGCTCTCTATAGTAAGGAAGGAGATTTTTTTCCTGTAAAAAAAAAGGCAAAACTAAAATTTGAAGTAAAATTAATCCTTAGTAAAAAATATACAGTATATTCAAATGCCATGGAATATCTATTCCAAAAAAATAAAATAAATTTTCCTAGTCCTACTATTATAATGGAAAGGAATAATACAAATAATTTTATCTATACAAAAGAAGGATCTTTTTTGCCCAAAGAAGAAATTTTTTTATCCAAAAAATATTGTAGCATTCATTACAACGGAAAAATTGTAGCAGGAGATTATTTTTTTTTCGATCAAAAGAAAAAATATGGATTTATCAAAAATGTCTTTTTAGAAGATAAAGAAAAATCCTATGTAATAGGAGGTGATGGATATTTAGATTTTGTTTCCGGATTAATTTCTTTAAAAAACCATCCCGTGTCTGTAATAAAAATATCTGCAGATAATTCTATCTTTCTTTATTCGGATGCTATAAAAATATACTTCAAAAATGATTCTGCATACTTAATTCAAGTTTTTTCTGTTAAAGGTTTTTTTCTGAATGAAAACCTTCAAGGAAGATGTGAATATTTGATATACAAAAAATTAGATAATTCCATTCATTTTTATGGAAATCCCATTTTTTGGATAAATAACCAACAATTTTCTGGAGATTTTATATCTATTCATCTTAAAAAAGATTTTTTATTAGATTATTTGAAAATTTTTAAAAATGCCTTCTACATAAAAAAAATAAATTCAAATGAATTTAATCAAATACAAGGAGAAATTATGATAGGTTTTTTTCATCCAAAAAATATTTTATCAAAAATTTTGATTAAAGGAAATGTGAAAAGTATTATTTTTCCTTATTTTTTTCAGGATAAGGGGAATATGAAGAAAATAATTAATAAATCTTCTTGTGGGATGATCGACGTGGATTTAGAGAAAGGAAAAAAAATCAAAAAAATTTCCTGCATAAATAATGCTAATTCAGAACTCTTCTTTTTGCATAAGACCAATTACAAGGAGCCTCTTTTTCTTCCTAACTTTTCCTGGATAGAAAAAGAAAAACCTAAAAATGAAAAATATCTTATCCATAAAAAAATGGAAAAATATCGAAGAGAAAGCTTATTGGAAAAAAAAGAAATCAAAAAAATAATAAAATACAATTAAATTCTTATGAAAGGATTAGAAAATGATTTTATGCAATATCAGACTCAAGTGGTTCCTCATCCTATGAAAATTAGGGTAGATTATGCAGATGGTCATTATATTTACGGAAAAGATGGTAAAAAATATTTAGATTTTGTTGCAGGGGTTTCTGTCAATACCTTCGGACATGGAAATAAAAAAATAAAAGAAGCCATAAAAGAACAAGTAGAAAAATATTTACATACTATGGTCTATGGGGAATTCATACAGGAACCATGTGTAAAACTTTGTAAAAGTCTAGCAGAAAATACTCCATATCCGCTAAAGAAAACTTATTTAGTCACGTCTGGAACGGAAGCTGTAGAAGGGGCCTTGAAATTAGCTAAGGGTTATACTGGAAGAGAAGAAATCATATCTTGTAAATGGGCTTATCATGGGAGCACTCATGGATCTATGAGTATTATGGGGAATGAAAACTACAAAAGGTCTTTCAGGCCTCTACTTCCCCTAATTAAATTTTTTACATTTAATAAAATAGAAGAATTAGCTTCTTCCATTACAGAAAAAACAGCTTGTGTTATTTTAGAAACGATACAATGTTCTTCTGGAGTTAGATTGCCTAAAAATTCTTTTCTCAAAGAAGTAAAAAAAAAATGTGAAGAAAAAAAGGTTTTAATGATATTGGATGAAATCCAAACAGGATTTGGAAGAACAGGAAAACTTTTTGCCTTTGAACATTATGGAATAGTTCCAGATATTCTGATAATGGGAAAAGGAATGGGAGGAGGAATGCCTATAAGTGGATTTATGTCCTCTGATGAAATCATGAAATTTTTTTCTGATCATGTTCCTTTTGGTCATTTAAGCACTTTTGGGGGGAATCCTGTAGCGGCTTCTGCTTCTTTAACAACACTAAATCAACTTATTGAGTCTAACATCATGGATGATATTTTTCTAAAAGAAAAATGGATAAGAAAATATTTAGTTCATGATCAAATCAAAAATATTCATGGAAAAGGACTTCTTTTATCTTTGGAATTGAAAAATGAAAATTATACTCATAGAGTATTAGAATCTTGTTTAAAAAAAGGATTAATTTTATTTCGTTTTTTATTTCATAGTAGTTCTTTGCGGATTTCCCCTCCGTTAACTATTACAGAAAAAGAAATTCAAGAAGGATGTTCTATTATTATAGAATCTTTGAACAATCTTAAAAAGTAAGAAAATTAAGATGTTTTTTTAAAAAAATGTAATTGAGATTTTTTATTGAATTATCGTATAATGGGAAATCTTACCATGGATGGCAAATTCAGAGTGAAGTAAATTCTGTAGAAGGACAATTAGAATATTGTTTATCTAAATTATTAAATACTTCTATAAATATAGTGGGAGCGGGGAGAACAGACAGAGGAGTTCATGCCAAACAAATGTTTGCACATTTTGATTTTGAAGAAAAGATAAGTAGTAATTTTGTTAAGAGATTAAATCTTTTTTTGCCTAAATCTATTTATGTCTCCAATATTTTTCCAGTTAAAAAACATATTCATGCAAGATTTAATGCATTAAGACGTACTTACAAATATTATTTGAAAAGTGAAAAAAATCCATTTTTTCAAGATTTTTCTTGGCATTGTTTCTATCCATTAGATATTCAAAGAATGAATCTAGCTTCTCAAATTTTAATGAAATATAAAGATTTTAGTTCTTTTTGTAAAAAGAGAAAGGATAAAAAAAATAATATATGTGATATATATCATGCTGATTGGTCTAGAAATAAAATTCATTTTTGTTTTACTATTGAAGCTAATCGTTTTTTAAGAAATATGGTTAGATCCATAATTGGAACATTGATTGATGTGGGAAGAGGAAAAATTAGCATAAATCAATTTATAGAAATTATAGAGTTAAAAGATCCTAATACTTTTAGTAGTCCTTCCGTTCCTGCATGTGGTTTATTTCTTACTAAAATTCTTTATCCAGAAGACATTTTTCTATGAAAAAAAATTTAAAAAAAGAAAAATCTTCCTTAAAACAACTTTTAAAAATTAGTTTAAATTATAAACTTATATTAATAGTTACAGTAGGGATTTCTATATTAATATCTTTTATATCTGCTTATCGTCCTAAATTGATACAAAAGGCTATAGACGTTCATATAGTTTATAAGGATTTTTTTGGTCTGAAAAATATTTTAATATGGATTATTTTACTTCTTTTCTTAGAAAGTATATTTCATTTTATTTTATTATATCTATCTAATATATTAGCCCAAAATGTTATCAAAACAATTAGAATTCAATTGTTTGAAAAATTACTACATTTCAATAATTCTTTTTTTAGTAAGACCCCAATTGGTAAATTGGTTTCTTATTCTGTTTCAGACATAGAAACTATTACTGTCATATTTAATGATGGAATCCTACTTGTATCTGGAGATGTTTTAAGAATCATGATGATCATTATTATGATGTATACAGTGCATAAAGAGTTATCCTTTATAGTTTTTTTAACAATTCCCTTTATGTACTTTATTACTCGTTTTTTTCAAAACACATTGAAAAAAACTTTTCATGAAGAACGTGTACAAACTTCACGTTTAAATAGTTTTTTACAAGAAAATATCATAGGAATGTCTATTATACAACTTTTTCATAAAGAGAAAGAAGAATATTTAAAATTTAAATCTATCAATCATAGATTGATGAATGCACATTTTAAAACTATTTTTTATTTTTCTATTTTTTTTCCAATAGTGGAACTTGTATCTGCAGTTACAATAAGTATTGTAATATTTTATGGAGGGTTTCATGCTATGGAAAGTGAAAATGTGAAACCTGGACAAATTATTGCTTTTATTTTTTTTATTTATCTTCTTTTTCGCCCTATGCGGCAAATAGCAGATAGATTTAACATTATACAAAGAGGAATAGCTGGTATAGAACGTCTATTTTCCATATTAAACTCTGAAGAGATGATTGTTAATAAGGGGAACATACGAATAAAAAAATTAAAAGGACATATTGTATTTAATAATGTTTATTTTTCCTATATTGATGGAGAAACAGTTTTGAAAGGAATTTCTTTTGAAATAAAACCTGGAGAAAAAATAGCTATAGTGGGATCTACAGGTTCTGGAAAATCTACCATAACACATTTAATTTCTAGATTATACGATATAAAAAAAGGAAAAATCATAATTGATGGACATTGTATTCAAGATATTGAACTAAAAAATCTAAGATCTCATATAAGAGTAGTTACACAGGATACCTTTTTATTTAATGATTCTATTCTCAATAATATTACCTTAGGGGATCCTTCAATTAGTGTAGAAAAAATAGAAGAAATGGCAAAAAAAATAGGAATACATGGTTTTATTACATCTTTTCCTCACGGATATAAATCCATTGTAAAAGAAAGAGGAGGGATCTTATCACTTGGAGAAAAACAATTGATTGCCTTTTTAAGAGTACAAATGCATCCTTATTCTATACTGATCTTAGATGAAGCAACTGCATCTTTAAATAAAGAATTGGAAAAATTGATCTATCATGCTACAGATCGTTTAACTAAAAATAAAACTTCAATTATTATCACTCATCGTCTTTCTACGTTAGAAAATGCTGATAAAATTTTAGTGATAAACAAAGGTCATCTTGTAGAAAAAGGAAGTCATAAGGAATTAATTCAATTAAATGGATATTATGCAGGTTTATTCAATAAGTAATCTTAATTATTTCCCTGGACAAGGATATTCTATTCTTAAATAAGTTTTTTTAACTGGTTTTTTATCCAATTTTTGATTTTTTCTTCTTGCTTTATATTCATGACTAAATTTTTTAATTGAGCATAATCTTCTTTAAAAGAAATAGGATGAGAAGGTTTACGTTTTAATAATTTGATTATGAAAAAAACTTCTTTTCCATTTACAATTTCTTTATAAGGTTCAGAAATTTCTCCATCTTTTAAATTTTGTAATGTTTTTTTCAAATTTTTTGATATTTGATTTTCTTCAACCCAAATTTTTTTCCATACAGAATGATTCACAATTCCATTGTGCAATAGAGGTCTTTCATTTGAAATAGTTTCAAAAGAAATTTCATGATTTATAAGACGATTTTTAATTTCATATGCAAATGATTTAGCTTTTCGTAATTCTTCTTCCGTATATTTAGGTTGTATTAAAATGTGTCTTATATCTATTTCTTCTCCTCTTTTTTTTTCTAACTTAACTAAATGAAAACCTAAATCTGTTTCAAAAGGTTCAGATATTTGTTTTTCTTCTAAAGAAAAAACTATTCGTTCGAATTCTTTTGATATATTTTTTTTCTTAATTCCATTAATGAGACCACCTTTGAATGCAGAAGAATAATCTTCTGATAATAAAATAGCTTTCATGGAAAAATCCTTATCAGAATGTATTTCCTTTTTTATTTTTTTTAAAAAATTCACAATTTTTTCTCGATGTTCTTTACTGAATTTTGGAGATAAAATCATATAAGAAACACAAATTTTTTTAGGAACAATAGGAAGTTTTTCTTTTTCTTTATTAAAAAAATATTTTACCTCTTCAGGAGATATCTCAATATCTTCCTTCATTTTTTGATAAAACTTCTCTATATACTGATTATTTTTAATTTTTTCAGTCAATTCTTTCAAAGATAAATTTTTGGAAAAATCACTATTAAATTTCTTTAAAAATTCTTCTTTGTTTGATTGGATTTCTTGATTATCTATTTGTATACTCGGATCTTTTTTTGCATGATAAAGTATCAACTTATGAATTATCAAATTTTCTAATCCTTTACAAGGGGGAATTTTTTTATTAGAATTTAAATAATGTTTTAATTCGGAATCTAAGAGTATTTCATCTCCTATGACAGCTGTAATTCCACCTATCTTTTCAAAAGTGAATGAATGAGAAGGAATACAGAAAATTATCAACATCAAAAAAATAAAAAAACATTCTTGTTTTAACTTAAAGAAAATATTTCTCATATCATAAATTAAATTTGCAATTTAATAATCAAACTGATTAAAAAAAAAAATTATCAATTATGACTTTGATAACTAAAAATCTATACAAAAAGTATAAAAAAAAAAATGTGGTTAAAGATGTCTCTATTCGTTTAAATCGCGGAGAAATAGTGGGGATTATAGGTCCAAATGGAGCTGGAAAAACTACTTCTTTTTATATGATTGTAGGAATGATTCAACCTGATCAAGGTAAAATATTTCTTAATGGAGAAAATATTACTGGATATCCCATGTATAAACGTTCTAGAAAAGGAATTGGATATTTAGCACAAGAACCGTCTATTTTTAGAAAACTATCTGTAGAAGATAATATTTTATGCATATTAGAAATGAAAAAAAATTCCTATAAAGAAATAAAAATAAGAACGGAAGAACTTCTGGAAGAATTAGGATTACAGCATATCCGAAAATTACAGGGAGGAATTCTCTCTGGTGGAGAACGTAGACGTACTGAAATTGCTAGATGTTTAGCTATAAATCCTACATTTATTCTTTTAGATGAACCTTTTTCTGGAATAGATCCTATAGCTATAGAAGAATTACAAAAAATTATTCTTTACTTTAAAAAAAAAAATATTGGGATATTAATTACTGATCATAATGTTCAAGAAACTTTTCTGATAGCAGATCGTCTTTATCTCATGTTTGAAGGGCAAATTTTAAAAGATGGACCTCCTAAAAAATTAATGCAAGATCCTATGGTAAAAAAAGTTTATTTGGGAAATTATTTTGTAAAAATCCATAAAAAAGAAAAATGAATCATCGTTTTAAAGGTCCAGAAATAGAATTATTTCTTAATGGAGAACCGCCTGATATTTTCTGTAAAAAAAATTTTTTTTATAAAAAAAATATTTGCGGTTGATGGAGCTTTTTACTATTTAAAAAAAATGGGAATCCAGATAGATTATCTTAGTGGAGATTTAGACTCTCTTTTAAAAAAAGATATTCCTTTAGGAAGTAATTTTTTTGAAACGAATGATCAAAATTATACTGATTTTGATAAAGCTTTGAAAATCATACATCATAAAGGTTTTTTAAATGTGAATGTTTGGGGAGCTAGTGGAAAAGAACAAGATCATTTTTTGGGAAATTTATCTACAGCTTTGAAATATAAAAGAAAGTTATCTTTAATTTTTCATGATGATTATCATTCTTATTTTTTTTCTGATAAAAAAAATATTTTTTATCAGAAAAAAAATAAAAAGATATCTCTCTTTCCATTTCCAAAAGTAGAAGGACTCCTTACTCATGGTCTAAAATATCCGATAAGTAAGGAATTATTAAAAATAGGTAAACGGATAGGAATTAGAAATGAAGCTATAGAAAATCTAATAGAAATAAGTTATCAAAAGGGAGAATTATTAATTTTCATAGAAAAATAATTGAAATACAATAAATTTTACGAATAATCTTTCCTATATTTTTAAATCTGGATAAAGAATGACGTAAATATTACTTTTTTATCTCTTGATAAGATTTTCCTATATAATTTAGGAGATCTCCAGCTATTAGAGATTCTTCATTTAATTCTATAGAAGCTAAATCTCCGGATAATCCATGTAAATAGACCCCCATAAGACAAGAATCTTTTGGAGAGTATCCTTGAGCCAATAAACCTGTAATTATTCCGGTAAGAACATCTCCACTACCTGCGGTGGACATTCCTGGATTTCCGGTACTATTAAAATATAGGTCTCCATTTGGAGTAGCAATGACTGTATGTGCTCCTTTTAATACAAGGTAAAAAGTATGTTTCTTGGCTAATTTTTTTAAATTATCCAATTTTTGATAATCATTTTTCCATGGACCATATAATCTATGAAATTCCTTGGGGTGTGGAGTAAGAATAGTATTTTCCGGAATAAAATTTAATATGCTTAATTTATCTGATAAGATATTTATAGCATCGGCATCTATGACCATAGGAGTTTTCTTTTTTTTCTTCTTAAGAAAGAAAGATTCTAAAGCATATGCTGTTATAGGATTTTTACCCATTCCCATTCCTATTCCTATAGCATTAACAGGAATATCATTAGGGATGTTACTTATAAAATTATCTCTTAAATCTGTATTAACTATTGCTTCCGGAATAATGGTTTGTATGATTTGATATCCACAACGTGGGATATATACACTTAATTTTCCTATTCCAATTCGAAACTCCTTTGCAGAAAGAACCATAGATCCAATCATTCCATAATGTCCTCCAATAAGCAGTCCATGACCAAAATTTCCTTTATGGGAAAATTTTTTTCTTTTTTTATATATGAACTGAATACATTTTTTATCTAGATAAAAGTTTTTTACAGGAATATTATTTGTATATTCATCTTTCCATCCAATGTTCAATAAATCCCATTTTCCAACATAATCCGCATAGTCTGGAAAAAAAAGAGGTAATTTTGGAACTTGGAAAGTTAATGTATAATCAGCTTTAATAATAACTTCCAAATCTTCTCTATTTTTTTCCATAAAAATTCCAGAAGGAATATCTATAGATATAACAGATGT
Protein-coding sequences here:
- the folK gene encoding 2-amino-4-hydroxy-6-hydroxymethyldihydropteridine diphosphokinase, with translation MLKEHDIFLLQGSNKNNKKNYLEESLVLISKEIGKVIKKSSYFESEAWNMNKNTSTFYNRALHIKTLYSPMEILEKISHIELRLGRKSKFITDKNDSYEKRKYKDREIDIDILFYDHLIMHSSILTIPHPLFHFRRFALEPMCEISPRKYHPVFHITLLEILGFCADKFKTRRI
- a CDS encoding ABC transporter ATP-binding protein, which produces MKKNLKKEKSSLKQLLKISLNYKLILIVTVGISILISFISAYRPKLIQKAIDVHIVYKDFFGLKNILIWIILLLFLESIFHFILLYLSNILAQNVIKTIRIQLFEKLLHFNNSFFSKTPIGKLVSYSVSDIETITVIFNDGILLVSGDVLRIMMIIIMMYTVHKELSFIVFLTIPFMYFITRFFQNTLKKTFHEERVQTSRLNSFLQENIIGMSIIQLFHKEKEEYLKFKSINHRLMNAHFKTIFYFSIFFPIVELVSAVTISIVIFYGGFHAMESENVKPGQIIAFIFFIYLLFRPMRQIADRFNIIQRGIAGIERLFSILNSEEMIVNKGNIRIKKLKGHIVFNNVYFSYIDGETVLKGISFEIKPGEKIAIVGSTGSGKSTITHLISRLYDIKKGKIIIDGHCIQDIELKNLRSHIRVVTQDTFLFNDSILNNITLGDPSISVEKIEEMAKKIGIHGFITSFPHGYKSIVKERGGILSLGEKQLIAFLRVQMHPYSILILDEATASLNKELEKLIYHATDRLTKNKTSIIITHRLSTLENADKILVINKGHLVEKGSHKELIQLNGYYAGLFNK
- a CDS encoding Rid family detoxifying hydrolase, with translation MKPKKIFIKKISSFGPYSTCVLIENFLFISGQIAVDPDTGKLVDETIEMETERVMKNLQIILSEIGIDFQNVIKSSLFVKNMEDFSKINYSYSKFFPREYYPARETIQVSGLPKNANIEISLIAYKKN
- the truA gene encoding tRNA pseudouridine(38-40) synthase TruA, translating into MRFFIELSYNGKSYHGWQIQSEVNSVEGQLEYCLSKLLNTSINIVGAGRTDRGVHAKQMFAHFDFEEKISSNFVKRLNLFLPKSIYVSNIFPVKKHIHARFNALRRTYKYYLKSEKNPFFQDFSWHCFYPLDIQRMNLASQILMKYKDFSSFCKKRKDKKNNICDIYHADWSRNKIHFCFTIEANRFLRNMVRSIIGTLIDVGRGKISINQFIEIIELKDPNTFSSPSVPACGLFLTKILYPEDIFL
- a CDS encoding OstA-like protein, coding for MNSKYYFFLLGFILLFFYKGNSKGKKKIQIKLIHADFIQKNENNDKNAFFLIGRVHFQHNGYDLFCDRAIYYKKSNLFSGYGNVQLKSDKNKIFSHEIEYHGNSNNLKVLGRVVLFQENIKLTANAINYNFRKKIFQAIKNVVLFFHELKLSTNILEYNLHLKKISYKKGGFVFYKDSALYSKEGDFFPVKKKAKLKFEVKLILSKKYTVYSNAMEYLFQKNKINFPSPTIIMERNNTNNFIYTKEGSFLPKEEIFLSKKYCSIHYNGKIVAGDYFFFDQKKKYGFIKNVFLEDKEKSYVIGGDGYLDFVSGLISLKNHPVSVIKISADNSIFLYSDAIKIYFKNDSAYLIQVFSVKGFFLNENLQGRCEYLIYKKLDNSIHFYGNPIFWINNQQFSGDFISIHLKKDFLLDYLKIFKNAFYIKKINSNEFNQIQGEIMIGFFHPKNILSKILIKGNVKSIIFPYFFQDKGNMKKIINKSSCGMIDVDLEKGKKIKKISCINNANSELFFLHKTNYKEPLFLPNFSWIEKEKPKNEKYLIHKKMEKYRRESLLEKKEIKKIIKYN
- a CDS encoding aspartate aminotransferase family protein; translated protein: MKGLENDFMQYQTQVVPHPMKIRVDYADGHYIYGKDGKKYLDFVAGVSVNTFGHGNKKIKEAIKEQVEKYLHTMVYGEFIQEPCVKLCKSLAENTPYPLKKTYLVTSGTEAVEGALKLAKGYTGREEIISCKWAYHGSTHGSMSIMGNENYKRSFRPLLPLIKFFTFNKIEELASSITEKTACVILETIQCSSGVRLPKNSFLKEVKKKCEEKKVLMILDEIQTGFGRTGKLFAFEHYGIVPDILIMGKGMGGGMPISGFMSSDEIMKFFSDHVPFGHLSTFGGNPVAASASLTTLNQLIESNIMDDIFLKEKWIRKYLVHDQIKNIHGKGLLLSLELKNENYTHRVLESCLKKGLILFRFLFHSSSLRISPPLTITEKEIQEGCSIIIESLNNLKK
- a CDS encoding putative LPS assembly protein LptD codes for the protein MLSKAFFIESYRNLIQFPRTIIFLFFLFPIFSYARKENNNSISFSESKIETEKLDKENPLNVVKYRSNIQEHNVEKGKSYLNGNALIEYLDTKIEADSIEFNWKKGYIHATGKKNHPIYIQKGDRKYSIYRLFHLDLGEKKWNAKEIYIQEKDHVIIANSIKEEKNYSLMEKVIYTADPLFIEKKEIYPDFYLKTNYLKYFHKKKSIFTGPVFFYLYRVPIPLVFPFLYIPDSISSYGIPFPRFGIKNKKISIENIGIFFPISNYFNCRINGSIYGIDKWKLKTEIEYKLKYGDNGFLFFDYQSISKKDFDYQLKWKHNQDIKSNSEIKFNADMNYHNQFTKKTNSSINKEVNISNISLIKKFQESFLKIETYMIQNLQKGETDLKVPKINLSIRKKPFFLNKNPFLRQFVMDYKVSASNSIYQNKIEKRTDIQTEINNTINLSTYYILPVHYYPYLNLKISPKIHYKGSSTWYFFSCKSLFQAINISMDVLFPSIERIFVMNKRYLLLRYKMEPMLSFNFGSFFPIFIHQEEEEKNSIKKRIHLTLDNNFELKIKNNREYEKIKILESFQMKSSYVFEEEFLKLENFYFAGYTDFTKYLGIKYEGRIDFYEKENCKSIFLDKKKFKFDFSLRYHLIKNQMNFLYEKEGINSYECFLFDKDNYAKYPIPLDLRIDFHSNYENKNNNNKPYSLNNNFLSINGSIGLTKYWKIEIHTDYDLFKKRITFANIIFYRDLRSFKMNFNWSPMGKTPFWSFFIGIKDPNLSNIIQYKETN